The Nitrospira sp. genome contains a region encoding:
- a CDS encoding 30S ribosomal protein S12 — protein sequence MPTINQLVRKGRTLVKSKTKSPALKRCPQKRGVCLRVYTTTPKKPNSALRKVARVRLTNGMEVTTYIPGVGHNLQEHSIVLVRGGRVKDLPGVRYHIVRGSLDAVGVADRKQARSKYGAKRPK from the coding sequence ATGCCAACAATTAATCAGCTGGTGCGAAAAGGTCGGACCCTCGTAAAGTCAAAGACGAAAAGTCCGGCGCTCAAGCGCTGTCCGCAAAAGCGCGGCGTCTGCCTCCGTGTCTATACCACTACTCCGAAGAAGCCTAACTCCGCGCTTCGGAAAGTGGCTCGCGTTCGTCTGACGAACGGGATGGAGGTTACGACCTATATTCCTGGTGTCGGGCATAATCTCCAGGAGCACTCGATTGTGTTGGTTCGGGGTGGTCGCGTAAAGGACTTGCCTGGTGTGCGGTACCACATCGTTCGTGGCTCCTTGGATGCGGTCGGTGTGGCTGATCGGAAGCAGGCGCGTTCGAAGTATGGGGCGAAGCGGCCCAAGTAG
- the rpsG gene encoding 30S ribosomal protein S7 gives MPRGQFFGHREAQPDSKYRDKLVGKFLNVLMGGGKKSTAERICYGAFDLIQEKTNGGDPMKIFKSAIDNVKPVVEVKSRRVGGASYQVPVEIRPSRRVSLALRWITEYSRSRGGKSMQDRLAAELLDASNNTGASVKKREDVHRMAEANKAFAHYRW, from the coding sequence ATGCCACGCGGACAATTTTTCGGTCATCGAGAGGCGCAGCCGGACTCCAAGTATCGCGACAAGCTTGTCGGGAAGTTTCTGAATGTCCTGATGGGTGGTGGGAAGAAGAGTACTGCTGAGCGGATCTGTTATGGGGCGTTTGATTTGATTCAGGAGAAAACCAATGGTGGTGATCCGATGAAGATTTTCAAGTCGGCCATTGATAATGTGAAGCCGGTGGTTGAGGTGAAGTCTCGTCGGGTTGGTGGTGCTTCTTATCAGGTCCCTGTCGAGATACGCCCGTCTCGTCGTGTTTCGCTGGCTCTGCGATGGATTACCGAGTACTCCCGTTCGCGTGGCGGGAAGAGTATGCAGGATCGGCTTGCCGCTGAATTGTTGGATGCTTCCAATAATACCGGTGCGTCAGTGAAGAAGCGTGAAGATGTTCATCGGATGGCAGAGGCCAATAAGGCTTTTGCTCATTATCGTTGGTAG
- the fusA gene encoding elongation factor G: MARQTPLERTRNIGIMAHIDAGKTTTTERILYYTGMTHKMGEVHEGAATMDWMEQERERGITITAAATTCFWREHRINIIDTPGHVDFTIEVERSLRVLDGAVAAFDSVQGVEPQSETVWRQADKYEVPRIAFMNKMDRIGADFYASVQSIIDRLGANPVPIQIPIGREAEFRGSVDLISMKGYFYDDETLGAKYKIGEIPADMVDQANDYRQKMLDAVAEFDDQVMEKYINGQSLSEEEVRRVVRAGTIAMKVVPVLCGSAFKNKGVQQLLDGVVDFLPSPVDIPPVMGVDPNTSKEVERRPSDSEPFSALAFKIMTDPFAGQLTFFRVYSGTLKTGTPVLNVTKGTKDRVGRLLKMHANKREEIDIVYAGDIAAAVGLKNATTGDTLADEKQPVLLEIMKFPEPVIAMAIEPKTKPDQEKMGFALQKLAQEDPSFRVRTDEETAQTIIAGMGELHLEIIVDRLMREFKVEANVGKPEVAFRETIRRKAEAESKYIKQTGGRGQYGHVVMTVEPSEPGKGLEFINKTVGGSIPKEYIPAIEKGVKERMETGVVAGFPLRDVKVTVIDGSYHDVDSNEMAFKIAASMGFADACKKADPVLLEPIMKVEVLVPQDFMGDVIGNLNGRRGKVQGMKVRAGAQAIEATVPLMEMFGYATDLRSRTQGRATYSMEFDRYDQVPRQIAEAITAKHRGE; encoded by the coding sequence GTGGCTAGGCAGACACCGTTAGAGCGAACAAGAAATATCGGCATCATGGCGCACATTGATGCTGGCAAAACTACGACCACAGAGCGGATTCTCTATTATACGGGAATGACGCATAAGATGGGCGAGGTTCATGAGGGCGCCGCCACCATGGATTGGATGGAGCAGGAGCGTGAGCGTGGTATTACGATCACCGCTGCTGCTACGACGTGTTTTTGGCGTGAGCACCGTATCAATATTATTGATACCCCTGGTCACGTAGATTTTACGATCGAGGTTGAGCGGTCTCTGCGTGTCTTGGATGGAGCGGTTGCCGCTTTTGACTCCGTTCAGGGTGTTGAGCCTCAGTCTGAAACGGTCTGGCGCCAGGCTGATAAGTATGAGGTCCCGCGTATTGCTTTCATGAATAAGATGGATCGAATTGGTGCGGACTTTTATGCCAGTGTGCAGTCGATTATAGATCGGCTGGGTGCCAATCCGGTTCCCATTCAGATTCCAATCGGGCGGGAAGCTGAGTTCCGCGGGTCTGTCGATCTCATTTCGATGAAGGGTTATTTTTACGACGACGAAACGTTAGGTGCCAAATATAAGATCGGTGAGATTCCTGCTGATATGGTCGATCAGGCCAATGATTATCGTCAGAAAATGCTCGACGCAGTCGCGGAGTTTGACGATCAGGTTATGGAGAAATATATCAACGGTCAGTCTTTGAGTGAGGAGGAGGTTCGCCGGGTCGTTCGTGCCGGGACTATCGCCATGAAGGTCGTGCCTGTCTTGTGCGGCTCCGCATTTAAGAATAAGGGCGTTCAGCAGCTCCTGGATGGCGTCGTCGATTTCCTTCCTTCTCCGGTTGATATTCCTCCTGTAATGGGCGTCGATCCCAACACGTCGAAGGAGGTCGAGAGGCGTCCCTCTGATTCTGAGCCATTTTCTGCTTTGGCCTTCAAGATCATGACGGATCCGTTCGCTGGTCAGCTCACATTTTTTCGTGTCTACTCGGGCACGTTGAAGACTGGTACGCCGGTCCTGAATGTGACCAAGGGGACGAAGGATCGTGTTGGTCGTCTGTTGAAGATGCACGCCAACAAGCGTGAGGAGATCGACATCGTCTATGCTGGTGATATCGCAGCTGCGGTCGGTCTTAAGAATGCGACAACTGGTGATACGTTGGCCGATGAGAAGCAGCCTGTGTTGCTCGAAATCATGAAGTTCCCTGAGCCGGTTATTGCTATGGCGATTGAGCCAAAGACCAAGCCAGACCAGGAAAAGATGGGTTTCGCCCTGCAGAAGTTGGCGCAGGAAGATCCTTCGTTTAGGGTCCGGACTGATGAGGAGACTGCTCAGACTATTATTGCTGGCATGGGTGAGTTGCATCTCGAGATCATTGTTGATCGACTGATGCGTGAATTTAAGGTTGAGGCCAATGTTGGTAAGCCAGAAGTCGCGTTTCGGGAAACCATCCGTCGGAAGGCTGAGGCGGAGTCAAAGTACATCAAGCAGACTGGTGGTCGTGGTCAGTATGGTCACGTGGTTATGACTGTCGAGCCTTCGGAGCCCGGTAAGGGGCTGGAGTTTATTAACAAGACCGTTGGTGGATCCATTCCGAAGGAATACATTCCCGCCATTGAAAAAGGTGTTAAGGAGCGCATGGAGACCGGCGTTGTGGCTGGATTCCCGTTGCGCGATGTCAAGGTGACCGTCATTGACGGCTCCTACCACGATGTCGACTCGAATGAAATGGCATTTAAGATCGCCGCTTCAATGGGCTTTGCTGACGCCTGTAAGAAGGCAGATCCCGTCTTGCTCGAACCGATCATGAAGGTTGAGGTGCTAGTACCTCAGGACTTCATGGGCGATGTCATTGGTAACTTGAACGGCCGCAGAGGTAAGGTTCAGGGGATGAAGGTGCGCGCCGGTGCTCAGGCTATCGAGGCGACCGTGCCCCTGATGGAAATGTTCGGCTACGCGACTGATTTGCGTTCTAGAACGCAGGGGCGTGCAACGTACAGTATGGAATTTGATCGCTACGATCAGGTGCCGCGTCAGATTGCGGAAGCGATTACCGCAAAGCACCGGGGCGAGTAA
- the tuf gene encoding elongation factor Tu, with translation MAKAKFERRKPHVNIGTIGHVDHGKTTLTSALTKICSDRGMAKFVSYDEVAKASESQGRRDASKIMTIAISHVEYETDNRHYAHVDCPGHADYVKNMITGAAQMDGAILVVSAADGPMPQTREHILLARQVGVPYIVVFLNKADKVDDKELLELVELEVRELLTKYDFPGDKIPIVQGSALKAVEGDQGPLGVPSILKLLEAVDTYIPTPTRAIDKPFLMPIEDVFTISGRGTVVTGRCEKGIVKVGDEIEIVGLRPTQTTIVTGVEMFRKVLDEGQAGDNIGVLLRGTKKEDVERGMVLAKPKSITPHTKFKAEIYVLTKEEGGRHTPFFNGYRPQFYFRTTDVTGIVTLTPGVEMVMPGDNVTVTGELISPIAMDQGLRFAVREGGKTVGSGVVTEILA, from the coding sequence ATGGCGAAGGCGAAATTTGAGCGACGGAAGCCCCACGTGAACATCGGGACGATCGGGCACGTGGACCATGGCAAGACGACGCTGACGAGTGCGCTGACCAAGATCTGCTCGGATCGCGGGATGGCGAAATTCGTGAGCTATGACGAAGTGGCGAAGGCGAGCGAAAGTCAAGGGCGCCGGGATGCCAGCAAGATCATGACGATCGCGATCAGCCACGTCGAGTATGAGACGGACAATCGGCACTATGCGCACGTTGACTGCCCGGGCCACGCGGATTATGTGAAGAACATGATCACCGGCGCCGCGCAGATGGATGGAGCGATCCTGGTGGTGAGTGCCGCGGACGGCCCGATGCCGCAGACGCGGGAGCACATTTTGTTGGCGCGCCAAGTCGGCGTCCCCTACATCGTGGTGTTTCTGAACAAGGCGGACAAGGTCGATGACAAAGAATTGTTGGAATTAGTCGAGCTCGAAGTGCGGGAGCTGCTGACCAAGTACGACTTCCCGGGCGATAAGATTCCGATCGTGCAGGGCTCGGCGCTGAAAGCGGTCGAAGGGGATCAGGGGCCGTTGGGCGTGCCGTCCATTCTGAAGTTGCTCGAAGCCGTCGATACCTACATCCCGACGCCGACCCGGGCGATTGATAAGCCGTTCCTGATGCCGATCGAAGACGTATTTACGATCAGCGGACGCGGCACGGTCGTGACGGGCCGATGCGAGAAGGGGATCGTGAAGGTCGGCGACGAAATCGAAATCGTCGGCTTGCGGCCCACGCAGACGACCATCGTGACGGGCGTGGAAATGTTCCGCAAGGTGCTCGATGAGGGGCAGGCGGGGGACAATATCGGCGTCTTGCTGCGCGGCACGAAGAAGGAAGATGTGGAGCGGGGCATGGTGTTGGCCAAGCCGAAGAGCATCACGCCGCACACGAAGTTCAAGGCGGAGATCTATGTGTTGACCAAGGAAGAAGGTGGACGTCATACGCCGTTCTTTAATGGCTACCGGCCGCAGTTCTACTTCCGGACGACCGACGTGACGGGGATCGTGACGTTAACGCCGGGCGTGGAGATGGTGATGCCGGGAGACAATGTGACGGTCACGGGCGAATTGATCAGTCCGATCGCCATGGATCAGGGGTTGCGGTTTGCGGTTCGAGAGGGCGGCAAAACCGTCGGCTCGGGCGTCGTCACGGAAATTTTAGCGTAG
- the rpsJ gene encoding 30S ribosomal protein S10, which translates to MKVDQRIRIRLRGFDYRVLDQSVVEIVETVRRSGARVVGPIPLPTRIEKFTVQRSTHVDKKSREQFEIRTHKRLLDIMEPTPETMDSLMKLNLAAGVDVEIKL; encoded by the coding sequence GTGAAAGTCGATCAAAGAATTCGAATCAGGTTGCGCGGTTTTGATTATCGCGTGCTTGATCAATCGGTAGTCGAGATCGTTGAGACTGTGAGGCGTAGTGGTGCTCGAGTCGTCGGGCCCATTCCCTTGCCGACTCGCATTGAAAAGTTTACAGTGCAGCGCTCGACTCACGTTGATAAGAAGTCTCGTGAGCAATTTGAGATCCGCACTCACAAGCGGTTGCTGGATATTATGGAGCCGACGCCGGAAACGATGGACTCGCTCATGAAATTGAATCTGGCGGCCGGTGTTGATGTGGAGATTAAGCTCTGA
- the rplC gene encoding 50S ribosomal protein L3, whose protein sequence is MTNGLLGKKLGMTQVYDESVLAPVTVIEAGPCRVVSIKTKERDGYEAVQLSFGEVKEQRLSQGELGHLKKHQAPPSRWLREFPKVGDVTVGQTVKVDMFKKGDWVDVVGVSKGKGFQGVVRRHNYAGGPETHGSMFHRAPGSIGASSYPSRVWKNKALPGHMGDERVTVQRLKVIDARPDENLLFVRGAVPGGVNGLLIVRKSKKS, encoded by the coding sequence ATGACAAACGGATTGTTGGGAAAAAAGTTGGGGATGACCCAAGTTTATGACGAAAGTGTGCTGGCTCCGGTCACGGTGATCGAGGCTGGTCCTTGCCGCGTCGTTTCGATCAAGACGAAAGAACGTGACGGCTATGAGGCGGTGCAGCTGTCCTTCGGCGAAGTCAAGGAGCAGCGGTTGTCTCAGGGGGAGCTGGGTCACCTGAAGAAGCATCAAGCACCTCCGAGTCGTTGGCTACGAGAGTTTCCTAAAGTCGGGGACGTGACCGTCGGACAGACTGTTAAAGTCGATATGTTTAAGAAGGGCGATTGGGTCGATGTGGTCGGTGTGTCTAAGGGTAAGGGATTTCAGGGTGTTGTCCGCCGGCACAATTATGCTGGGGGCCCTGAAACGCACGGATCTATGTTTCACAGGGCGCCGGGATCCATCGGGGCCAGTTCGTATCCTTCCCGCGTTTGGAAAAATAAGGCCCTTCCAGGGCATATGGGGGATGAGCGCGTCACGGTGCAGCGACTGAAGGTAATTGACGCCCGTCCAGATGAAAACCTGTTGTTTGTCCGCGGAGCAGTGCCTGGTGGTGTGAATGGGCTGCTTATTGTGCGGAAGTCAAAAAAGAGTTGA
- the rplD gene encoding 50S ribosomal protein L4, whose protein sequence is MPIVDVVDSKKKKVGTVDLPSEIFGCKPHVPLVHEAVVMQRACYRQGTASTLRRGEVSGSGKKPWKQKHTGRARAGSLRSPVWRHGGTVFGPKPRSYAFGMPRKKYRAALQSALSAKVLEGNVVVVSDLSINQAKTKLLANALTQLGISGTALLVVGDANSHLVQAGRNLSSVTILRPEELNVYDVLRCHSLVIPQSELGRVKEVWS, encoded by the coding sequence ATGCCGATCGTTGATGTCGTTGACTCGAAAAAGAAGAAAGTCGGTACCGTAGACTTGCCGAGCGAAATATTCGGCTGCAAGCCCCATGTACCCTTGGTTCATGAAGCCGTTGTGATGCAGCGTGCTTGTTATCGACAGGGGACCGCATCTACTCTGCGCAGGGGAGAGGTGAGCGGTTCAGGCAAAAAGCCGTGGAAGCAAAAGCATACCGGTCGAGCTCGTGCGGGTTCTTTGCGTTCTCCTGTCTGGAGACATGGAGGGACTGTTTTCGGTCCTAAGCCCAGAAGTTACGCGTTTGGCATGCCAAGAAAGAAGTATCGCGCAGCACTGCAAAGTGCATTGTCGGCAAAGGTGTTGGAAGGGAATGTTGTTGTGGTATCTGATTTATCCATCAATCAGGCCAAAACGAAATTACTCGCTAATGCGCTGACGCAACTCGGTATATCGGGCACCGCCTTGCTCGTTGTTGGTGACGCCAATTCGCATCTCGTTCAGGCAGGAAGGAATCTTTCCAGCGTGACGATCTTAAGGCCTGAAGAGCTGAATGTGTACGACGTCCTTCGATGTCACTCCCTGGTCATCCCGCAAAGTGAATTGGGCCGGGTTAAGGAGGTGTGGTCATGA
- a CDS encoding 50S ribosomal protein L23, giving the protein MKGDLHQVLIQPLLTEKITALREQGNTVGFLVHPDANKIQIRQAVESLLKVKVSRVNVVNIRGKVKRLGRFVGKRSDWKKAFVTLKEGEKLELFESV; this is encoded by the coding sequence ATGAAGGGCGACCTGCACCAGGTATTGATACAGCCGTTGTTGACCGAAAAAATTACGGCCTTGCGTGAGCAAGGGAATACCGTTGGGTTTTTGGTGCATCCGGACGCGAATAAGATTCAGATCAGGCAGGCCGTTGAATCGCTTCTGAAGGTGAAGGTTTCCCGCGTGAACGTGGTGAATATTCGCGGAAAGGTGAAGCGGCTGGGTCGGTTTGTTGGGAAGCGGTCTGATTGGAAGAAGGCATTTGTCACGTTGAAAGAAGGCGAGAAGCTGGAGCTATTCGAAAGCGTTTAG